A genomic region of Gossypium hirsutum isolate 1008001.06 chromosome D01, Gossypium_hirsutum_v2.1, whole genome shotgun sequence contains the following coding sequences:
- the LOC107922486 gene encoding protein SUPPRESSOR OF GENE SILENCING 3, producing the protein MADSTDSFPDLRSVYKSSGHQVNRLSQNVANMKLASAQDGDKENSLGSNNKGAENVGFPQDSTPNVWGHPNVIQKLRMQGNRGSEKVTHKAWPTQNAVSWTQQGDRTWGNSSIKSPSSEYGRNDPDQAGFTFSNNSWDGQIKTDHEVGDKLDDEIGDNENVDDEYGNGVSNIEYDSDDIDDYVSGSDEDEKSHEARKESKWFYFFFESLEKLTVEEILSPVRRWHCPACQGGPGAINWYRGVQPLLTHSMTKTTRRAKLHRVFAGLLVEEMRRRGAFIKPVNDAFGRWEGLTDRVADHEIVWPPMVIIMNTRYEQDENGKWIGIGNQELLNYFSSYAAVKARHSYGPQGHRGMSLLIFESSAAGYLETARLHKHFKEQGRDRDAWDCSRVPFCPGGKRQLYGYIAMKEDLDLFNQHSQGKSKLKFETRSYQEMVESQIKKIDDDSQQLNLLKKKVAQEQQPSQVLAESLGRLSEKLRQTTEEYGIMRQQTRLQHEQNKEELGAKEQYFKEKINVIYQAIKLKEDNFEKLQRAARERVERSNATLINNEDQHSATELEENSRSITIQEKKMEEFEAEREKLMKSHQDGRLAITQRYWEELIELEEGFEKELTLLMGKYNPDRLEEETTDSLEGRDKRGARDIETE; encoded by the exons ATGGCAGATTCTACTGATTCATTTCCTGACTTGCGGAGTGTGTATAAAAGTTCTGGTCACCAAGTTAATCGCCTAAGTCAGAATGTGGCAAACATGAAGCTAGCTTCTGCGCAAGATGGTGACAAGGAGAACTCATTGGGATCCAATAACAAAGGTGCTGAAAATGTTGGGTTTCCTCAAGATTCTACCCCTAATGTATGGGGACATCCGAATGTGATTCAGAAACTTAGGATGCAAGGTAATCGTGGTTCAGAAAAGGTTACTCACAAAGCCTGGCCAACTCAAAATGCTGTTTCTTGGACCCAACAAGGTGATAGAACATGGGGAAATAGTAGTATAAAATCTCCATCCTCAGAGTATGGAAGGAATGACCCTGATCAAGCTGGTTTTACTTTCTCTAATAATTCTTGGGATGGTCAAATTAAAACCGACCATGAAGTGGGTgataagttggatgatgaaattggAGATAATGAAAATGTTGATGATGAATATGGTAATGGTGTTTCTAATATTGAGTACGATAGTGATGATATCGATGATTATGTTTCCGGTTCAGATGAAGATGAGAAGAGCCATGAAGCACGCAAGGAGAGCAAGtggttctattttttttttgaaagtttagagAAACTGACAGTTGAGGAGATTCTTTCTCCGGTTCGGCGGTGGCACTGTCCAGCATGTCAAGGTGGGCCAGGAGCCATCAACTGGTACCGAGGTGTGCAACCCTTATTGACTCATTCCATGACTAAAACAACACGGAGAGCTAAGCTGCATCGTGTATTTGCTGGACTTTTGGTTGAGGAGATGCGCAGGAGAGGAGCTTTCATTAAACCAGTCAATGATGCATTTGGCAGGTGGGAAGGGCTGACTGATAGAGTTGCAGATCACGAGATAGTTTGGCCTCCAATGGTTATCATTATGAATACAAGATATGAACAGGATGAAAACGGCAAG TGGATTGGAATAGGAAATCAAGAGCTTCTCAATTACTTCAGCTCGTATGCTGCAGTAAAAGCAAGACACTCATATGGTCCACAAGGGCATCGGGGGATGAGTCTTCTGATCTTTGAGAGCTCAGCAGCAGGATATTTAGAGACTGCACGCCTGCATAAGCATTTTAAGGAGCAAGGGAGGGATAGGGATGCTTGGGATTGTTCACGGGTTCCATTCTGTCCAGGTGGCAAGCGCCAACTCTATGGCTACATTGCCATGAAAGAAGATCTGGATTTATTTAACCAGCACTCTCAAG GAAAGTCCAAGCTGAAATTTGAGACGAGGTCATATCAAGAGATGGTTGAGAGTCAGATAAAGAAGATAGATGATGATAGTCAGCAGCTTAACCTACTTAAAAAGAAGGTTGCTCAAGAGCAGCAGCCCTCACAAGTCCTTGCAGAGTCTCTAGGACGATTGAGTGAGAAGCTGCGCCAGACGACAGAGGAATATGGTATCATGAGGCAGCAAACTAGATTGCAGCATGAGCAGAACAAAGAAGAG TTGGGCGCCAAAGAACAGTATTTTAAGGAGAAAATTAatgttatttaccaagccataaAGTTGAAGGAAGATAATTTTGAGAAGCTGCAGAGGGCAGCGAGGGAGAGAGTTGAGCGGTCAAATGCAACTCTGATAAATAATGAAGATCAGCACAG TGCTACTGAGTTGGAGGAAAACTCAAGGTCCATAACAATCCAGGAGAAGAAGATGGAGGAATTCGAGGCAGAGAGGGAGAAGCTAATGAAAAGTCATCAAGATGGAAGATTGGCAATCACACAGCGGTACTGGGAAGAGCTGATTGAGCTTGAGGAAGGGTTTGAAAAAGAATTGACCCTGCTTATGGGAAAGTACAACCCCGATCGCCTTGAGGAAGAGACTACTGACAGCCTTGAAGGACGAGACAAGAGAGGAGCAAGAGATATTGAAACAGAATAG
- the LOC107921532 gene encoding basic blue protein: protein MVQGRCSAVAATVLLCCLLLHFEVAQSASFTVGGRGGWTFNAAAWPKGKPFKAGDTLVFNYNPSIHNVVAVNRAGYKSCKAPKGAKVFKSGKDQIKLKKGQNFFICNYIGHCQAGMKIAVTAA from the exons ATGGTTCAGGGAAGATGCAGTGCAGTGGCAGCCACAGTGCTGCTCTGCTGCTTGTTGCTCCACTTTGAGGTGGCTCAATCAGCAAGTTTCACTGTTGGAGGAAGAGGTGGGTGGACCTTTAACGCCGCTGCTTGGCCAAAAGGCAAGCCCTTTAAGGCGGGTGACACTCTCG TGTTCAATTACAACCCTTCAATCCACAATGTGGTAGCTGTGAACAGAGCAGGATACAAATCATGCAAAGCACCAAAAGGTGCTAAAGTTTTCAAGTCAGGCAAGGATCAGATCAAGCTTAAAAAGGGCCAAAACTTTTTCATCTGCAATTACATTGGCCATTGCCAAGCAGGAATGAAAATAGCAGTCACTGCTGCCTAA
- the LOC107921533 gene encoding GATA transcription factor 20 encodes MVLVILDTPLWRNGPPEKPVLCNACGSRYRLGKPLENYIPKSTLQIIQKKKRKAVPKSIVTNNGNASYSSSAMGDYASSESSTAHNLNFCSIKQENLDDDFHPGFSVS; translated from the exons ATGGTTTTGGTTATTTTAGACACACCACTTTGGCGAAATGGACCACCCGAGAAACCAGTTTTGTGCAATGCTTGTGGTTCAAGGTACAGATTAGGGAAACCCCTGGAAAACTATATACCCAAGAGTACTCttcaaattattcaaaagaaGAAACGGAAAGCAGTGCCTAAATCAATTGTGACTAACAATGGCAATGCCTCCTATTCATCATCCGCCATGGGAGATTATGCAAGTTCTGAGTCTTCAACTGCACACAATCTCAACTTTTGCTCTATAAAACAAGAGAATCTAGATGATGATTTTCATCCAG GTTTTTCCGTATCCTAG